The segment AAGACGACATCTATGCGGACCTGCAGCATCGCGATCCGGCGCCGCAGGGCGTGCTGGCGGTGGCGCGTGGCGCGGCCATGGATGCGATCCGCGTGGCGGCAGGCGCCGACTCGCCAGAGATCCAGCGCCTGCGTGGCGCGTTGCAGGCAGTCTCCGATCAGGCCGCCATCGACGACGATGCGGCGCTGCGGCGTCAGTCCAGCGAAGCCACCACGCAACTCCATGCATGGCTGGCCGGCAGCGATTCGGCGGCCGAACGGATGATCGTGGCGCTGGCCGATCCGTTGCCGGCGACGGCTGCCGCACCGGCGGCCACCGCGGCGCCGGCCGCCGCGCCGATGCCGGTTGACGCCGATGCGATCGACGCCGAGTTGCTTGAGATTTTCCTCTCCGAGGCCGAAGAGGTGCTCGGGAGTATCGCCGCCGACGTGCAGGGCGGGCTCGATGGACTGCGCGATGCCGATGTGCTGAGCCGCGTGCGTCGCGGCTTCCATACGCTCAAGGGTTCCAGCCGCATGGTTGGCCTGAGCCGCTACGGCGAAGCCGCATGGGCCGTCGAACAGGTCATGAACCTGTGGATCGCCGAAGCACGCGAGCCGCAGCCCGAACTACTCGCGCTGCTGCACCAGGCGCACGATCTGCTGCGCGAATGGGCGCAGGCGTTGCAGCAGGACCCGTCGACCGCACGTGACATCGCCGGACTCGTTGCCGCCGCGCAGCGCGTGCGCGATCCAGGCTCGGCGCCGGCCCACGCTCCCGCTGCCGCTGCCGTTGACGCAACCGCGCTGCTGGACCCGCTCGATGCGCTGCTGGCGCTGTCTGCGGCGCAGCCCGACGCGGCTGCGGAGGAGACCCCGGCCGAGGACAACGTGCTGCAGTTCCGTCTGTCCAGCGGACTCGCCAGCGACGACGACAACTACAAGGTGATTGGCCCAGTCCGGATCGGACTGCCGCTCTACAACGTCTACCTGCAGGAAGCCGACGATCTGCTGCGCCAGTTCGCGACCGATCTGTCCGAGTGGAAGCACGAGGAACATCCTTGTCCGAGCGAGCTTGCGCTGCGCGTGGCTCACACGCTGCAGGGCAGTGCGTCGACGGTGGGCCTGGAGCCGGTGCGCGAGATTGCCGAGGCGCTGGAGCAGCTTCTGCTGCTGCTGGGCCGGCATCCGGTTGCAATGCACCCGGGCGATTTCCGCTTGCTGGAGCAGGCTGTCGAACGGTTGCGCGGCATGCTGCACCAGTTTGCCGCGGGCATCTGGCCTGATGCCGATGCCGCGGTCGTCCGCGACCTGAACGACTTTGGCGAGCGAGCGCTGATGCGCCCGCGCGCAGCGGTGCCGGAGGCCGATGTGTCGGGACAGGAGGGCTCGGTCGCACGATTGTTCGGTCAGTCGCAGCCTGCTGAAGATGCCGATGATGCCGATCTGCCGGAGTTGCCCGAGCCGCACGCGGTGACGAACCTGCCGCCGGTCAAGCTGACGCCGATCACATCGCTCCCGCCGGTCTCGGCGCCAACGCTGACGCCAGTCGGTCCGGCCGACGCCGAGACGCCGGTGCATGATGCGGTGGTGATTTCGTTGCCGGCGCCGCGACATGAGTCGGCAGCCATCGCGCACGTATCGCCGGGTGTTACTGACGCGCAGCAGGTCGATTTGTCGACCGACGCCTCGTCACTCGATCCCGCGCTGGTGGAAATCTTCCTCGAGGAAGCACAAGGCAGCCTGCCCGACCTCGGCAAGATGTTGCGCACCTGGGAATCCACACCTGCCGATGCCCAGCACGGCGGGCTGATCCTGCGCGGGCTGCACACGCTGAAGGGTAGCGCGCGCATGGCTGGCGCGATGGCCCTGGGTCAGGCAGCGCACGAAATGGAAACGCTGCTCGAAGCGAGCGTGCGTGGCCAGCGCATGGCGCCGGAGTTATTCGGCCGCCTCTATGCCTGGTACGACCGCATCCTCGCGCACGTGGACGCGTTGCAGAGTGGCCGTCTGCTGCCGGTGGACGATGCCGATGTGGTCAACGGTCTGATCGCGGCGGAGCCCGAATCCACCGTGCCGGCTGTGCCGGTTACATCGGTGGTGTCGGTGGACGTGACACAGCAGCCCACGCAGGATCTGCTGCCGGCCGCGCCGCAGGCGATGCCGGTGCCGGCAAACCTGCCGACCGATGCCGATCGCCAGCGCGCGCTGGTGCGGGTGCAGGCCCGCGCGCTCGATACGCTGATCAACGATGCGGGTGAAGTGGGTGCGACGCGCGCGCGTCTGGATAGCGAACTGCTGGCGCTGCGCAGCTACCTCGGCGAACTGAACGATAACGTCGCGCGTCTGCGGATGCAGCTTCGCGAGATCGAAATCCAGGCCGAGACGCAGATGGCGTCGCGCATCGCCGACGCGCAGCACAACCAGGAGTTCGACCCGCTCGAGTTCGACCGCTTCACGCGCTTCCAGGAACTGACGCGGATGATGGCCGAGTCGGTGAACGACGTGGCGACCGTGGAGCAGAACTTGCAGCGCGGCTTCGACCGCGCCTCGGGCGACCTGGCCGCACAGGCGCGACTCACGCGTGGCTTGCAGCGTGGGCTGATGCAGGCTCGCATGGTGCAGTTCGATGCGCTGGCCGAGCGCCTCTACCGCGTGGCGCGGCAGTCCGCGACCGAGACTGGCAAGGAAGTGCGCCTGCTGATCAAGGGCGGCACGGTGGAAATCGACCGCTCGGTGCTGGACCGCATGGCTGGCCCGATCGAACACTTGATCCGCAACGCCGTGGTGCACGGCATCGAGCCGGCCGACGCGCGCCGTGCCGCCGGCAAGTCGGCCACGGGCGCGCTGACGCTGGAAGTGCAGCAGGAAGGCAACGAGGTCGTGCTGACGTTCTTCGACGACGGTGGCGGCCTTGACCTTGCTCGCATTCGTCAACGGGCGGTAGCGCGGCACCTGCTGGCGCATGACGAAGATGCCAGCGACGCACGTCTGACCGAGATGATCTTCGCGCCGGGCTTCACGACGGCCGATGCGGTGTCCGAGCTCGCGGGCCGGGGCGTTGGCATGGACGTGGTGCGATCGGAGACGGTGGCGCTGGGTGGCCGTATCACGCTCTCGACGGAAGTCGGGCGGGGCACCAGTTTCACGGTGCATCTGCCGCTGACCACGGCTATCACGCAGGTGCTGCTGGTCTCGCTGGGTGGACGTCTGTACGCCATCCCGAGCGGCATGATCGACCAAGTGCACCAGCTGCGCGAAAAGCCGCTGCTCGACGCCTACAACGCCCGCCGCTTTGGTCCTGCGGGCGCGGATGCGCCGTTCTACTACTTCGGCGCGCTGCTGGAGGAAACCGCGGCGATGGCGTCGGGCCGCAAGTACTCGCCGGTGGTGGTGGTGCGGTCGGGCGCCGAGCGCGTGGCCGTGCACGTGGACGAAGTGATCGGTAACCGCGAAGTGGTGGTGAAGCACATTGGCCCGCATCTGGCTCGCCTGGAAGGCATTGCAGGCGCAACCACGCTGGGCGATGGCGAGATCGTGCTGATCTACAACCCCGTGGTGCTGGCACAGCGGTGGATGCGCGAGCGTGGCGGCGTGGCGCCGTCCGCGCCGGTACACCTGCGGGCGCCGGAGACGATGGGCGCGGTGGCCGAATTTGCAGGCAATGGCGAAGCGGTGCCGGTGGCGGGTCTGATCACGCAGCCGACCGTCATGGTGGTGGACGACTCGCTGACCGTGCGCAAGGCCAGCCAGCGGTTGCTGACGCGTGCCGGCTACCAGGTGGTGCTGGCTCGCGACGGCGTTGACGCATTGCGTCAGCTGCAGGAAGTGATGCCCGATGCGATGCTTGTCGACATCGAGATGCCGAACATGGACGGTTTCGACCTGACGCGCAATGTTCGCGCCGACAGCCGCACGAGCCAGATGCCGCTGGTGATGATCACGTCGCGCACCGCGGAGAAGCACCGTCGCTATGCCGCGGAGATTGGCGTGAACGTGTACCTGGGCAAGCCGTTCAACGAGGATGAATTGCTGCGCACGCTGCGGCAGCTGATCGGCGAGAAGGCCGCTGGAGCAGCCGGGTCGGTGGCGCAGATGCTGGGCGAGTCCTAAGCCGTTCGCTTCGGCCGGTGCCGCTCTCCCGTTCTACGGGAGAGCGGCGCTTCAACCCAAACCTTCGATCTCTCAATCCTTCTTCTGATTCACCATCCGCGCCGGCACCGACAGCGTCAGCGCAGCGCCCACCACCATGCAGACCGCCAGCAGGTACATGCCTGAGTCGGTACTTTGCGTCATGTCCTTGAGCCAGCCCACTGCGTAGGGGCTCAGGAAGCCAGCCAGGTTCCCAAGGGAATTGATCAGCGCGATGCCCGCGGCGGCGCCGGTTCCGGCCAGGAAGGACGTCGGCAGGCTCCAGAACAGCGGCAGCGTGGTCAGGATGCCGATCGTGGCGATCGTCAGGGCCACCATCGCCATGGTCGTGTCGCTGTGCCATTGCACCGACAGCACCAGACCCACCGCGCCGGCCAGCGCCGGAATCGCGATATGCCAGCGCCGCTCGCCGCGACGGTCGGCGCTGCGCGCGAACAGGATCATCCCGACCACCGCGCACCCGTAGGGGATCGCGGTCAGCAGGCCCACATCGAGCGCGCCTTTCACGCCGGTCTGCTTGATGATCGTCGGCAGCCAGAAGCTCACGCCATACAGGCCCATCACGAAGCTGAAGTAGATCGCGCTCATCAGCCACACGCGCGGGCTCGACAGCACCTGGGCCACGGGCGGGTCTTCCTTGTGCTGGTCCTCGTTGGCGATATTCCGCTGGAGCAGCGCCTTCTCGTCATCGGTCAGCCACTTGGCGTGGGTGATGCGGTCGTCGAGATACGCCAGCACCCACAGGCCCACCAGGATCGACGGGATGCCTTCGACCAGGAACATCCATTGCCATCCCGACCAGCCGTTGTGGCCGTCGAACGATTGCATCAGCCAACCGGACAGCGGGCCGCCAATCACGCCGGACAGCGCAATGGCCGTCATGAAGTACGTGGTCGTGCGTCCGCGACGGCTGGCCGGGTACCAGTAGGTCAGGTACAGGATGATGCCCGGGAAGAAGCCCGCTTCCGCCACGCCCAGCAGAAAGCGCAGCACGTAGAACATCATCGGCGTAGTGACGAACATCATCGCCGCCGAGATCAGGCCCCAGGTGATCATGATCCGCGCGATCCAGATGCGCGCCCCCACCTTGTGCAGGATCACGTTGCTCGGCACTTCGAAGATGAAGTAGCCGATGAAGAAGATGCCCGCGCCGAGGCCGTAGATCGTCTCGCTGAACTTGAGGTCGTTGAGCATCTGCAGCTTCGCGAAGCCCACGTTGACGCGGTCCAGATAGGCCACCACGTAACAGAGCAACAGGAAGGGCACCAGGCGCCAGCTCACCTTGCGGTAGGTGGCGTCCTCGAAGCCGGCGTCTTGCGCGCCGGAACTGACTGCGGTCGTTGTCATTGCTGTCTCCTCTTTCGGGTTTTGCTTTGGGATACGACGTTACCGCTGGGTTGGAAAAACGGATCTGGGGCGACTCGGATTCACATCGGATGTGAATCGGGGGCGTGGATCAGACGCAGCGCCCTCCATCGACTTCGATGCAGGTGCCGGTGATGAACGCGGCTTCGTCTGATGCCAGGTACAGGCAGGCGTTGGCCACGTCCTGCGGTGTGGACATGCGACCCATCGGGATCGTGGCCAGGAACTTCGCGCGGTTCTCGGGGGTGTCAGGCAGGCCCATGAACTGTTCGAGCAGGCCGGTGGCGCCAATGACGGGGTTGACGCAGTTGACGCGGATATTGTCGGGGCCAAGTTCGGCGGCCATGGCCTTGCTGGCGACGATGACCGCGCCCTTGCTGCCGTTGTACCAGACCAGCCCGGGGCGGGGGCGAATGCCGGCGGTGGAGGCCACGTTGACGAAATTGCCGCCGCCGCGCTTGCGGAAATGCGGGATGAAGTGATGCGCGGACCAGTAGATGCTCTTGACGTTGACCGCGTAGACGCGATCGAACTCGGCTTCGGTGACTTCCAGGATCGGCTTGTTGCGATGGGTCGTGCCGGCGTTGTTGACCACGCAGTGGACGTCGCCGAACGCGGCCAGCGTCGCATCGCGCATCGCGGCCACGTCATCGCCTTGCGACACGTCGGCACGCACCGCGCGCGCCTGGCCGCCTGCCTCGCGGATGGCCACCGCCACACGTTCGGCGGCTTCCAGGTTCAGGTCGGCCACCATCACGCTGGCGCCTTCGCGCGCGAACGTGTGCGCGATGCCCTCGCCAAAGCCCGAACCACCACCCGTGACTACCGCTACCTTTCCAGACAGTCTGGCCATCGTTTGTCTCCTGTGATTGTGGTCCGGACGCGGTGCATGCCGCGTCTGGTAACCGTCCAGCTATGGATGCTCAGTGGAAGGGGCCTTTGCCCCGCAATGCATTGCCGACCATCATGATGGCCAGCAGGAAGGGCAGGGCGACGTAAAGGCACCAGTGGATGCGATCCCCCAGCGACTCGCCCCATTTGCGTTTGAAGACTTGCAGGCGCGGCATGCCGGACGGGTTCGTGGCGCGCTTGTTTCTCACGTGCCAGGCCATCCAGAAAAAGAAGATGGCGAACGCGACCGACAGGAAATTGATGTTACCCATGTTGAATGGCAATGGTTTTCAGAGTGGTGAATCCGTACAGGGCCTCGAAGCCCTTCTCGCGGCCGTAGCCTGACTGACCGGTGCCGCCGAACGGCAGCTCGACGCCGCCGCCGGCGCCATAGTTGTTGATGAAAACCTGGCCCGCCCGCAGCTTGCGCGCCAGGCGCAACTGCCGACCGCCGTCGCGCGTCCAGACCCCGGCCACGAGGCCGTACGCGGTGCCGTTGGCCAGTTGCAGCGCTTCGTCCTCGGTATCGAACGGCATGGCCGCCAGCAGCGGGCCGAAGACTTCCTCCTGCGCCAGCCGGTGCGTGGCCGGCACGTCGCGGAACA is part of the Cupriavidus metallidurans CH34 genome and harbors:
- a CDS encoding hybrid sensor histidine kinase/response regulator, translated to MSFNTILSSEVAETAAAQLSSTPEPAPIPAAEAPAAPQRDLSVLAWLAPSLRTALDDAATELGHYVDEIQQTPEALGARDTTSLRLAGQQLHQAAGAVHIVGLRGVDAYCQALRRLLEAIDAGTVPASQETLAVFRTGVQALAEYVDDLMGGDAEDPLRLYQPYATALNLMKEERVHPADLWLDELQMLPGIVLPTLSASAVTRARQRFEAALLRALRLPAPCPDTSMLREAWLPLQLALDDVRNQEQEARRATDTPDRGIWHTLAMVFRGLAHGLLPSDLLAKRFAARTHLLVRQYLQGQVRVPQALLNDAIFFLVSTGLAVDESDDIATPAVQVAVQVLRADIARSLQAYRVDPAHVVARADFRQRYYGWLDAIDTRNLQQAARSIERAAGEDQSGWELALASLAEAALPLAQPALEQCLTAVAAHAGRRPPNDALGRAGVALFLSQALAMPWRVHGKSGHASAQEFAQRCDAMAACLADPDAQAPAWLAGMVEAASAQALRAEAVAQLRAQLDSGESWLDTYDRNAARPDASEALADARQAFESLLATLERVYVSAAMRDGIDEAAETALAAVRTVLRWLEVLPGTVEEASRIAMLSDIAAELGAVHAFADLLEFGRAKAEVTEDDIYADLQHRDPAPQGVLAVARGAAMDAIRVAAGADSPEIQRLRGALQAVSDQAAIDDDAALRRQSSEATTQLHAWLAGSDSAAERMIVALADPLPATAAAPAATAAPAAAPMPVDADAIDAELLEIFLSEAEEVLGSIAADVQGGLDGLRDADVLSRVRRGFHTLKGSSRMVGLSRYGEAAWAVEQVMNLWIAEAREPQPELLALLHQAHDLLREWAQALQQDPSTARDIAGLVAAAQRVRDPGSAPAHAPAAAAVDATALLDPLDALLALSAAQPDAAAEETPAEDNVLQFRLSSGLASDDDNYKVIGPVRIGLPLYNVYLQEADDLLRQFATDLSEWKHEEHPCPSELALRVAHTLQGSASTVGLEPVREIAEALEQLLLLLGRHPVAMHPGDFRLLEQAVERLRGMLHQFAAGIWPDADAAVVRDLNDFGERALMRPRAAVPEADVSGQEGSVARLFGQSQPAEDADDADLPELPEPHAVTNLPPVKLTPITSLPPVSAPTLTPVGPADAETPVHDAVVISLPAPRHESAAIAHVSPGVTDAQQVDLSTDASSLDPALVEIFLEEAQGSLPDLGKMLRTWESTPADAQHGGLILRGLHTLKGSARMAGAMALGQAAHEMETLLEASVRGQRMAPELFGRLYAWYDRILAHVDALQSGRLLPVDDADVVNGLIAAEPESTVPAVPVTSVVSVDVTQQPTQDLLPAAPQAMPVPANLPTDADRQRALVRVQARALDTLINDAGEVGATRARLDSELLALRSYLGELNDNVARLRMQLREIEIQAETQMASRIADAQHNQEFDPLEFDRFTRFQELTRMMAESVNDVATVEQNLQRGFDRASGDLAAQARLTRGLQRGLMQARMVQFDALAERLYRVARQSATETGKEVRLLIKGGTVEIDRSVLDRMAGPIEHLIRNAVVHGIEPADARRAAGKSATGALTLEVQQEGNEVVLTFFDDGGGLDLARIRQRAVARHLLAHDEDASDARLTEMIFAPGFTTADAVSELAGRGVGMDVVRSETVALGGRITLSTEVGRGTSFTVHLPLTTAITQVLLVSLGGRLYAIPSGMIDQVHQLREKPLLDAYNARRFGPAGADAPFYYFGALLEETAAMASGRKYSPVVVVRSGAERVAVHVDEVIGNREVVVKHIGPHLARLEGIAGATTLGDGEIVLIYNPVVLAQRWMRERGGVAPSAPVHLRAPETMGAVAEFAGNGEAVPVAGLITQPTVMVVDDSLTVRKASQRLLTRAGYQVVLARDGVDALRQLQEVMPDAMLVDIEMPNMDGFDLTRNVRADSRTSQMPLVMITSRTAEKHRRYAAEIGVNVYLGKPFNEDELLRTLRQLIGEKAAGAAGSVAQMLGES
- a CDS encoding MFS transporter, whose amino-acid sequence is MTTTAVSSGAQDAGFEDATYRKVSWRLVPFLLLCYVVAYLDRVNVGFAKLQMLNDLKFSETIYGLGAGIFFIGYFIFEVPSNVILHKVGARIWIARIMITWGLISAAMMFVTTPMMFYVLRFLLGVAEAGFFPGIILYLTYWYPASRRGRTTTYFMTAIALSGVIGGPLSGWLMQSFDGHNGWSGWQWMFLVEGIPSILVGLWVLAYLDDRITHAKWLTDDEKALLQRNIANEDQHKEDPPVAQVLSSPRVWLMSAIYFSFVMGLYGVSFWLPTIIKQTGVKGALDVGLLTAIPYGCAVVGMILFARSADRRGERRWHIAIPALAGAVGLVLSVQWHSDTTMAMVALTIATIGILTTLPLFWSLPTSFLAGTGAAAGIALINSLGNLAGFLSPYAVGWLKDMTQSTDSGMYLLAVCMVVGAALTLSVPARMVNQKKD
- a CDS encoding SDR family oxidoreductase yields the protein MARLSGKVAVVTGGGSGFGEGIAHTFAREGASVMVADLNLEAAERVAVAIREAGGQARAVRADVSQGDDVAAMRDATLAAFGDVHCVVNNAGTTHRNKPILEVTEAEFDRVYAVNVKSIYWSAHHFIPHFRKRGGGNFVNVASTAGIRPRPGLVWYNGSKGAVIVASKAMAAELGPDNIRVNCVNPVIGATGLLEQFMGLPDTPENRAKFLATIPMGRMSTPQDVANACLYLASDEAAFITGTCIEVDGGRCV